In the genome of Paenibacillus sp. GP183, the window CAGGTCGATCAATACCTTCTTCGCGGATATGTTCAAAGGTGTCAAAGGGATGTTTAAAGCGTAACTTCATGGGTTGTATAATGTATCTTCATCATGTAATATATTTCATTAGAAGCTGAAGAAGCCTATTTTTTCGTTTGAATATCAGGGAGGTATAAATAAGATGGAAACTGGAACATCAGTTGTAAAAAGAGGCATGGCTGAAATGCAAAAAGGCGGAGTCATCATGGACGTGATGAATGCCGAGCAAGCCAAGATTGCAGAGGCTGCCGGCGCATCGGCTATTATGGCTTTGGAACGAGTACCTGCTGATATTCGCGCTGCTGGCGGGGTAGCCCGTATGGCGGATCCTTCCATGGTCGAGGAAATCATGAAGGTTGTTACCGTTCCGGTTATGGCCAAAGCGAGAATCGGACACTTCGTTGAAGCCAAAATGCTCGAGTCCATGGGCGTTGATTATATTGACGAGAGTGAAGTTTTGACGCCTGCAGATGAAGTATTTCATATTAACAAAAGAGAGTTCACCGTCCCCTTCGTTTGTGGAGCCAGAGATTTAGGTGAAGCCCTTCGCAGAATCGGGGAAGGCGCCTCTATGCTTCGTACCAAGGGTGAGCCGGGAACCGGCAATATTGTAGAAGCGGTTCGTCACATGCGTATGATCGTAGGGCAAATTCGCAAGGTTCAAGCATTATCGCTGGATGAATTATTTGCGGAAGCCAAAAACCTGGGAGCTCCTTATGAGCTGCTGCTGCATGTTCATGAAACAGGCAAGCTGCCTGTTGTAAACTTTGCAGCCGGCGGTGTCTCCACTCCGGCCGATGCTGCTCTGATGATGCATTTAGGCGCTGACGGCGTGTTTGTGGGATCTGGTATCTTCAAATCAGACAATCCTGAGAAATTTGC includes:
- the pdxS gene encoding pyridoxal 5'-phosphate synthase lyase subunit PdxS; its protein translation is METGTSVVKRGMAEMQKGGVIMDVMNAEQAKIAEAAGASAIMALERVPADIRAAGGVARMADPSMVEEIMKVVTVPVMAKARIGHFVEAKMLESMGVDYIDESEVLTPADEVFHINKREFTVPFVCGARDLGEALRRIGEGASMLRTKGEPGTGNIVEAVRHMRMIVGQIRKVQALSLDELFAEAKNLGAPYELLLHVHETGKLPVVNFAAGGVSTPADAALMMHLGADGVFVGSGIFKSDNPEKFAKAIVEAVTHYTDYKLITEVSKNLGTPMKGIEISKLDASQRMQERGW